The following proteins are encoded in a genomic region of Triticum dicoccoides isolate Atlit2015 ecotype Zavitan chromosome 1B, WEW_v2.0, whole genome shotgun sequence:
- the LOC119350289 gene encoding uncharacterized protein LOC119350289: protein HPHPATTYIIAPLHTHRIAVTVHTKYEGERRGKENPTEKEEPGQQKEGASPAGEAIRVFEERQTHDRAMQVVQTRNLRETQLGGVIFGCKHETIEECFNKQLFGLPALHYSYVRNVKAGLPLFLFNYTDRKLHGVFEAASPGQNSIDPYAWSNDGTLRTPFPAQVRICTRTRYQPLFEVQYKKVIQDNYYTHHYFYFELDHAQTRALIALFKSVGPLNFKQVPAVSSKRSLAVPLPSTNRMSSGIPIQKKGTASLKDTNPSSVLSTSLPSTKRVAPVTPHQKKGRANSKDINPFSVLSSSSGIVPDDWVDSDVDSGSVTGTSDSKTDGKTSGELVSDWEDLDDNDFQNQFGADEASQHSSYKSVADGMELMQCNQSVANPVNGERHSSNGDMLVNSHNGIGNGVQNESDGVGVQLERSSILKKLKELVDLRQQAALSSHDFVYSSPDVYVPEEAQVNANLSGQDEYVPEKTQISADLSSQDEYVPEETRVNTSLPSQDEYVAEEIQVNANLPSQDEYVPEETQVNGSFPCQDQKVAEETHVNVDLPIQDQYVPEEAQANASLSTPSHHVPEETQANSSLSNKPLCSTVEDNSSFEQHHAKAELLRIITELAKKADALEKNQIKSDQEIISLKEVVKDSGRKVQQLEYRIDELQFKFDSSLSLQGSTCDNLDMPAIFLIGGYNGVTWLSSLDSFSPKKDILVSLTSMSSARSYASVAAMEGCIFVFGGGDGSSWYNTAECYNTRSNEWMICPCLNHEKGSLAGVSLNGKIYAMGGGDGTQTFSEVEMFDPFLGKWICSPSMLQPRFALAAAESSGVIYVSGGFDGSKYLQSAERYDPREGFWVKLPSMKARRGCHAVAVLGEVLYAIGGYDGDSMVSSVEIFDPRLNAWRMGDPMSNPRGYASAVTFDDSLFVLGGLRSNEQILDTVEVYNVNSGWSVPGFNSIGKRSFASAIVM, encoded by the exons GGTGTTTGAAGAAAGACAGACCCACGATCGTGCAATGCAGGTAGTACAGACCCGTAATCTCCGGGAAACCCAGCTAGGAGGAGTGATCTTTGGTTGCAAGCATGAGACAATTGAAGAGTGCTTCAATAAACAGCTATTTG GTCTGCCTGCGTTGCATTATTCATATGTGAGGAATGTCAAAGCTGGCCTACCTTTATTTCTATTCAACTACACTGACAGAAAGCTGCATGGTGTTTTTGAGGCTGCCAGTCCTGGTCAGAACTCCATTGACCCATATGCTTGGAGTAATGATGGCACTTTAAGGACACCTTTTCCTGCACAG GTTCGCATTTGCACAAGGACTCGCTATCAGCCACTCTTTGAGGTCCAATATAAAAAAGTGATTCAAGATAACTATTATACACATCACTACTTCTATTTTGAGCTAGACCATGCACAAACTAGAGCTTTAATTGCTTTGTTCAAGTCAGTTGGTCCTCTCAATTTTAAGCAAGTCCCAGCTGTTTCAAGCAAAAGGAGTCTGGCTGTACCTTTACCATCAACTAACAGGATGTCATCAGGTATTCCTATCCAAAAGAAAGGCACAGCCAGTTTGAAGGACACAAATCCATCTAGTGTTCTATCAACTTCTTTACCATCAACTAAAAGGGTGGCACCAGTTACCCCGCACCAAAAGAAAGGCAGAGCCAATTCAAAGGACATCAACCCGTTTAGTGTTCTGTCAAGTTCAAGTGGAATTGTTCCAGATGACTGGGTTGATTCTGATGTGGATAGTGGCAGTGTTACTGGAACATCAGACAGCAAAACTGATGGGAAGACATCTGGAGAGCTAGTTTCCGACTGGGAGGATTTGGATGACAATGATTTTCAGAACCAGTTTGGTGCAGATGAGGCCAGTCAACATTCCTCGTACAAAAGTGTTGCTGACGGAATGGAGCTTATGCAGTGCAATCAATCGGTTGCCAATCCTGTGAATGGAGAACGGCATTCTTCTAATGGAGACATGCTTGTGAACTCACACAATGGAATAGGCAATGGGGTTCAAAATGAATCAGATGGTGTTGGGGTACAGCTTGAAAGATCGTCTATCCTGAAAAAACTGAAGGAGTTGGTTGACTTAAGACAACAGGCAGCACTATCATCCCATGATTTTGTTTATTCTAGTCCAGATGTGTATGTACCTGAAGAAGCACAGGTTAATGCGAACCTTTCTGGTCAGGATGAGTATGTACCTGAAAAAACACAGATCAGTGCAGATCTTTCTAGCCAAGATGAGTATGTGCCTGAAGAAACACGGGTCAACACAAGCCTTCCTAGTCAAGATGAATATGTTGCTGAAGAAATACAGGTCAATGCAAACCTTCCTAGTCAAGATGAATATGTACCTGAAGAAACACAGGTCAATGGAAGCTTTCCTTGCCAAGATCAAAAGGTTGCTGAAGAAACACATGTGAATGTAGACCTTCCTATTCAAGATCAATATGTACCTGAAGAAGCACAGGCCAATGCAAGCCTTTCTACTCCCAGCCATCATGTACCTGAAGAAACACAAGCCAATTCAAGCCTTTCCAACAAGCCACTATGTTCTACCGTGGAAGATAATTCATCTTTTGAGCAACATCATGCAAAGGCTGAG CTTCTACGAATCATCACTGAGTTAGCCAAGAAGGCTGATGCACTGGAGAAGAATCAG ATTAAATCAGATCAAGAAATAATTTCGTTGAAGGAAGTAGTTAAAGACTCTGGAAGAAAAGTTCAGCAACTGGAATATCGTATAGATGAGTTACAATTCAAATTTGACTCCTCCTTGTCCCTTCAAGGAAGCACGTGCGATAATCTGGACATGCCAGCAATATTCCTGATCGGTGGTTATAATGGTGTGACCTGGTTATCATCTCTTGATTCCTTTTCTCCAAAAAAAGACATCCTTGTGTCTCTCACATCGATGAGCTCTGCACGTTCATATGCATCTGTTGCCGCAATGGAAGGCTGTATATTTGTTTTTGGTGGTGGGGATGGGAGTTCATGGTATAACACAG CGGAATGCTATAATACAAGGAGTAATGAGTGGATGATATGCCCCTGTTTGAACCATGAGAAAGGATCTCTTGCTGGAGTAAGTCTTAATGGCAAAATATATGCGATGGGTGGAGGAGATGGAACACAAACTTTTTCAGAAGTTGAGATGTTTGATCCTTTTCTTGGGAAGTGGATATGTAGTCCGTCTATGCTGCAACCA AGATTTGCTCTAGCAGCAGCAGAATCGAGTGGTGTCATCTATGTATCTGGTGGATTTGATGGTAGCAAGTACTTACA GTCAGCAGAAAGGTATGATCCAAGGGAGGGTTTCTGGGTTAAGCTTCCAAGCATGAAAGCAAGGAGAGGATGCCATGCTGTGGCTGTCCTGGGAGAAGTCCT ATATGCCATTGGAGGGTATGATGGGGACAGCATGGTTTCCAGTGTTGAGATCTTCGATCCTCGCCTCAACGCCTGGAGGATGGGTGATCCCATGAGCAACCCAAGAGGATACGCCTCGGCAGTTACTTTTGATGATAGCTTGTTTGTCCTCGGCGGTCTGCGGTCCAACGAACAGATACTGGACACT GTGGAAGTCTACAATGTGAACTCCGGCTGGTCAGTTCCAGGTTTCAATTCAATAGGGAAGAGATCTTTTGCATCTGCCATTGTCATGTGA